One region of Pyramidobacter sp. YE332 genomic DNA includes:
- a CDS encoding pyridoxal phosphate-dependent aminotransferase yields MSLSLSKKAMNLKPSATLAVGALAKEMKREGKPVISFSQGEPDFTSPRAVLEAGHDAIDKGYTHYTASNGIAELREAICAYYKKHFGLEYAANDVLVGAGAKPVLYCALAAILDEGDEVVVPAPAWVSYVEQIRLCGGKEVLVECSDTGNVPTLERMKAAITPKTKCILLNSPNNPTGAVYDEATMKGIAQLALDHDLIIVNDEIYERLVYGDAKFSEIVALCPAVKDRTIVVNGVSKAFAMTGWRIGYALGPSKYIKAMGSIQGHLTSNACSIAQYAALGGLKGADDVDVEVMRKAFGARRELVFSLLDAIPRISYVKPDGAFYVLIDLKGLLGKKHGDTLLADDAALCSDLLKSKYVAVTPGSAFFADGMMRIAYANSEDDIREGLRRFAEYVSEIE; encoded by the coding sequence ATGTCACTGTCTCTGTCGAAGAAAGCCATGAACCTAAAGCCTTCCGCCACGCTCGCCGTGGGGGCCCTTGCCAAGGAAATGAAGCGCGAAGGAAAGCCGGTCATTTCCTTCAGCCAGGGAGAGCCCGACTTCACGTCGCCCCGGGCCGTGCTCGAAGCGGGGCATGACGCCATCGACAAAGGCTATACGCATTATACCGCCAGCAACGGCATTGCCGAGCTGCGCGAAGCCATCTGCGCCTACTACAAAAAACATTTTGGGCTCGAATACGCGGCCAATGACGTGCTCGTCGGCGCCGGCGCCAAGCCGGTGCTTTACTGCGCGCTGGCGGCGATCCTCGACGAAGGCGACGAGGTCGTCGTTCCCGCTCCCGCCTGGGTCAGCTATGTCGAGCAGATCCGCCTCTGCGGCGGCAAAGAAGTTCTCGTCGAGTGCAGCGACACCGGCAACGTGCCGACGCTCGAGCGCATGAAGGCCGCGATCACGCCGAAGACGAAGTGCATCCTCCTCAACAGCCCCAACAACCCGACCGGCGCCGTCTATGACGAAGCGACCATGAAAGGCATCGCCCAGCTGGCGCTCGATCACGATCTGATCATCGTCAACGACGAAATTTACGAGCGCCTTGTCTACGGCGACGCCAAGTTCAGCGAGATCGTCGCGCTCTGCCCCGCCGTCAAGGACCGCACGATCGTCGTCAACGGAGTCAGCAAGGCGTTCGCCATGACGGGCTGGAGAATCGGCTACGCGCTCGGTCCCTCGAAATACATCAAGGCCATGGGCAGCATCCAGGGACATTTGACGTCCAACGCCTGCTCCATCGCCCAGTACGCCGCGCTCGGCGGCCTGAAGGGCGCCGACGACGTGGACGTCGAGGTGATGAGAAAGGCTTTCGGCGCCCGGCGCGAACTCGTGTTCAGCCTGCTGGACGCGATCCCCCGTATCTCGTACGTCAAGCCGGACGGGGCTTTTTACGTGCTGATCGATCTCAAGGGGCTGCTGGGGAAAAAGCATGGCGACACGCTGCTTGCCGACGACGCGGCGCTCTGCTCCGATCTGCTCAAGAGCAAATACGTGGCGGTGACGCCGGGCAGCGCCTTCTTCGCCGACGGCATGATGCGCATCGCCTACGCCAACTCGGAGGACGATATCCGCGAGGGCCTGCGCCGCTTCGCCGAGTACGTGTCCGAGATCGAGTAG
- a CDS encoding NCS2 family permease, whose amino-acid sequence MFEKLFKIKAAGSSVHTEIMAGVTTFMTMGYIIFVNPNIMANAGMPFDAVMVATCLASAFATALMAFLANYPIGLSTGMGLNAFFAFSVVLSMKVSWQVALAAIFVEGVIFILLTLTKIREAVINSIPKTLKVGIAAGIGFFIALIGLIGCGIVVDNPATLVSVGDLTSKPALVAIFGFLVIVCLECHRVRGAVLWGILASTLAAIPAGLTKVPASFVSMPPSIAPLFCKMDFSMIGTATFWGIVFTFFFVDFFDTVGTLVGVTTRAGMLDEKGNLPRASQALMADAIGTVAGSVLGVSTVTSFVESASGVEQGGRTGLTALTTAVLFLLAVFFSPLVAMVPSAATSPALVMVGIYMMMSLRDLDFGDFSNTIPAAVAIFTMPFTYSIGNGIEFSTLTFVVTKVLGGKVKEISPILWLLALLFLAKESSSWWLPAVAAMF is encoded by the coding sequence ATGTTCGAGAAGTTGTTCAAGATCAAAGCGGCGGGCAGCTCCGTCCATACGGAGATCATGGCCGGGGTCACGACGTTCATGACGATGGGGTACATCATTTTCGTCAATCCCAACATCATGGCGAACGCCGGCATGCCGTTCGACGCCGTGATGGTGGCCACGTGTCTGGCCAGCGCGTTCGCCACGGCGCTGATGGCGTTCCTGGCCAATTATCCGATCGGCCTGTCCACGGGGATGGGGCTGAACGCCTTTTTCGCCTTCTCCGTCGTCCTTTCGATGAAGGTTTCCTGGCAGGTCGCGCTGGCGGCGATCTTCGTCGAGGGAGTCATCTTCATCCTGCTGACGCTGACGAAGATCCGCGAGGCCGTCATCAACAGCATCCCCAAGACTCTCAAGGTGGGCATCGCGGCCGGCATCGGCTTTTTCATCGCCCTGATCGGCTTGATCGGCTGCGGCATCGTCGTCGATAACCCGGCGACGCTCGTCTCCGTCGGCGACCTCACTTCAAAGCCCGCTCTGGTCGCCATTTTCGGCTTCCTCGTGATCGTCTGCCTGGAGTGCCACCGCGTCAGGGGCGCCGTGCTGTGGGGGATCCTCGCTTCCACGCTGGCCGCGATCCCCGCGGGGCTGACGAAAGTGCCGGCTTCCTTCGTGTCCATGCCGCCTTCCATCGCGCCGCTGTTCTGCAAGATGGACTTTTCCATGATCGGCACGGCGACGTTCTGGGGCATCGTCTTCACGTTTTTCTTCGTCGATTTCTTCGACACCGTCGGCACGCTGGTCGGCGTCACCACGCGCGCCGGCATGCTGGACGAAAAGGGCAACCTGCCCCGCGCCAGTCAGGCGCTGATGGCCGACGCCATCGGCACGGTGGCCGGATCGGTCCTCGGCGTCTCGACCGTCACGTCCTTCGTCGAAAGCGCTTCCGGCGTCGAGCAGGGCGGGCGCACCGGGCTCACCGCGCTGACGACGGCGGTCCTCTTCCTGCTGGCCGTTTTCTTCAGCCCGCTCGTGGCCATGGTCCCCAGCGCCGCCACTTCGCCGGCTCTGGTCATGGTCGGCATTTACATGATGATGAGCCTTCGCGACCTGGATTTCGGCGACTTCTCCAACACGATCCCCGCGGCCGTCGCCATCTTTACGATGCCTTTCACGTACAGCATCGGCAACGGCATCGAGTTCAGCACGCTCACGTTCGTCGTCACCAAGGTCTTGGGCGGCAAGGTCAAGGAGATCAGCCCGATCCTCTGGCTGCTGGCGCTGCTGTTCCTGGCCAAGGAAAGCAGCTCCTGGTGGCTGCCGGCCGTCGCGGCGATGTTCTAA